A stretch of the Verrucomicrobiales bacterium genome encodes the following:
- a CDS encoding 50S ribosomal protein L1 — protein MPSKRYKKALSLVDKTKPQALKAAVETLAKLPKAKFNETVELSMRLGVDPRQSDQMVRGTVPLPHGSGKTVRVLVFAKSGQAADAATAAGAEHVGFDELIKKCNEGWCDFDVAIATPEAMTEVRKLGKVLGPRGLMPNPKTGTVTDDTAKAVKEVKAGRVEFKTDKSGNVHVPVGKLSFTPKQLEENARTVLETLYKARPASVKGIFVLSCTLSATMSPGIRIDTKEFISAA, from the coding sequence ATGCCAAGTAAACGATACAAAAAAGCACTTAGCCTGGTCGACAAGACCAAGCCGCAGGCCTTGAAGGCCGCGGTGGAAACACTCGCCAAGCTCCCGAAGGCGAAGTTCAACGAAACAGTCGAACTATCCATGCGTTTAGGGGTGGATCCCCGTCAGTCGGACCAGATGGTTCGTGGCACGGTTCCATTGCCTCATGGCAGCGGCAAGACCGTCCGCGTGCTGGTGTTCGCCAAGAGCGGCCAGGCCGCCGATGCCGCCACTGCGGCCGGAGCTGAGCATGTTGGATTTGATGAGTTGATCAAGAAGTGCAATGAGGGATGGTGCGATTTCGACGTCGCGATTGCGACGCCTGAGGCCATGACCGAAGTTCGTAAGCTGGGTAAGGTGCTCGGACCTCGAGGTCTGATGCCGAATCCGAAGACGGGCACCGTCACGGACGACACCGCCAAAGCGGTGAAGGAAGTCAAAGCCGGCCGTGTCGAGTTCAAAACCGACAAGAGCGGCAATGTTCACGTTCCCGTTGGCAAGCTGTCCTTCACTCCCAAGCAGCTGGAAGAAAACGCCCGCACCGTCCTCGAGACGCTCTACAAAGCGCGACCGGCGAGCGTCAAGGGCATCTTTGTCCTCAGCTGCACGCTGTCGGCCACCATGAGCCCTGGCATCCGGATCGATACCAAAGAGTTCATCTCGGCAGCATAA
- the nusG gene encoding transcription termination/antitermination factor NusG, which yields MRSQWFVIHTLAGQEQKVKDSLEKRVKAEEMSEFIHEVLVPMERVAEVRNGKKTVTNRKLYPGYVFVDMVLLDEGNRIIEKPWYFIRETQGIIGFVGGERPTPTPGDEIESIKAQISESEDQEKPKVAFNVGETVKINDGPFLNFSGVIEEIDPDKGKLKVTVNIFGRNTPVELEYWQVEKA from the coding sequence ATGCGTAGCCAGTGGTTCGTCATTCATACGTTGGCCGGTCAGGAACAGAAGGTTAAGGACAGCCTCGAAAAGCGGGTCAAAGCCGAGGAGATGTCCGAATTCATTCACGAAGTCCTGGTTCCGATGGAACGCGTTGCCGAGGTTCGCAACGGCAAAAAGACGGTCACGAACCGAAAGCTCTACCCGGGTTACGTCTTCGTCGACATGGTTCTGTTGGATGAGGGCAACCGGATCATTGAGAAGCCCTGGTATTTTATCCGCGAGACTCAAGGCATCATCGGCTTTGTGGGCGGGGAGCGTCCGACGCCCACTCCGGGCGACGAGATCGAATCGATCAAAGCTCAGATCTCCGAGTCGGAGGATCAGGAGAAGCCCAAGGTTGCGTTCAACGTGGGCGAGACGGTCAAGATCAACGACGGGCCCTTCCTCAACTTTAGCGGTGTGATCGAAGAAATTGACCCGGACAAGGGCAAGTTGAAGGTCACGGTGAACATTTTCGGCCGGAATACTCCGGTTGAGCTGGAATACTGGCAGGTGGAGAAGGCCTAA
- the lysS gene encoding lysine--tRNA ligase: protein MEPQTDSLIDQRKAKLAAMQAAGVNPFKNKFTPSESCSAARENYVEGRAVAVSGRIIAHRDMGKSHFVNLRDQSGRIQVYVQKQALGDAQWELFKLLDLADIIGVKGTLFTTKTGEISVKCDSFTVLSKALRPPPSQYYGLEDTEVRYRQRYLDLMANDPVKQVFLHRSLIIREIRSFLHSRGFVEVETPMMQAIPGGAAAQPFVTHHNALGCQFYLRIALELYLKRLLVGGMDRVFEIGRNFRNEGLSRRHNPEFTMLEAYEAFGDYESMMELVQSMICQVADKLQGGYKIEHKDASGAVTKTIDLTPPWRRVTYKDLVREKAGADWFDVTPAERRERAISLGAEIGKDHEDFEITGAVFEKLIEPTLIQPTFVTHLPKELVPLAKLSPDDPTTVEVFECCINGQEIAPAYTEQNDPIEQRERLEHQAGGEQQKLDEDFLQALEHGMPPAGGMGLGIDRLCMMLLGQESIRDVILFPQLKPKA from the coding sequence ATGGAACCACAGACCGATTCACTGATTGATCAGCGAAAAGCCAAGCTCGCGGCCATGCAGGCCGCTGGAGTCAACCCTTTCAAGAACAAGTTCACCCCCTCGGAGAGTTGCTCGGCGGCCCGCGAAAACTATGTCGAAGGACGCGCGGTAGCTGTCTCTGGCCGCATTATCGCCCACCGCGACATGGGTAAAAGCCACTTTGTAAACCTGCGCGACCAATCGGGCCGAATTCAGGTGTATGTCCAAAAACAGGCGCTCGGCGACGCACAGTGGGAACTCTTCAAACTCCTGGACCTCGCGGATATCATTGGCGTCAAGGGCACTCTTTTCACCACCAAGACGGGAGAAATCTCCGTCAAATGCGACAGTTTCACCGTGCTTTCCAAGGCTCTGCGTCCCCCTCCCTCCCAATACTACGGACTCGAGGACACGGAGGTGCGCTACCGGCAACGCTATCTCGATCTGATGGCGAACGATCCGGTCAAACAGGTGTTTCTCCACCGAAGTTTGATCATTCGCGAAATCCGTAGCTTTTTGCACTCACGCGGATTTGTCGAAGTCGAGACGCCCATGATGCAAGCCATCCCGGGAGGCGCCGCCGCACAACCCTTCGTCACCCACCACAATGCCCTGGGCTGCCAGTTTTACCTGCGGATCGCCTTGGAACTCTACCTGAAACGCCTGCTCGTCGGCGGTATGGACCGAGTTTTCGAGATCGGACGGAACTTCCGGAACGAGGGCTTGTCCCGACGCCATAACCCCGAATTCACCATGCTCGAAGCCTACGAGGCTTTCGGTGACTATGAGTCGATGATGGAGTTGGTGCAGTCGATGATCTGTCAAGTCGCCGACAAACTCCAAGGGGGCTACAAGATCGAGCACAAGGATGCCAGCGGAGCGGTCACCAAAACGATCGACCTTACCCCGCCATGGCGCCGGGTGACCTACAAGGATCTCGTTCGAGAAAAGGCAGGGGCCGACTGGTTTGACGTCACCCCCGCCGAACGCCGCGAACGCGCCATTTCATTAGGCGCTGAGATCGGCAAAGACCACGAGGATTTTGAAATCACTGGAGCGGTGTTCGAAAAACTGATCGAGCCAACGCTCATCCAGCCCACCTTTGTCACCCATCTCCCCAAGGAATTGGTGCCGCTGGCCAAGCTTTCTCCGGACGATCCGACGACCGTCGAGGTCTTCGAGTGCTGCATCAACGGCCAGGAGATTGCGCCAGCCTACACCGAACAGAACGACCCGATCGAACAACGCGAACGGCTGGAACACCAGGCCGGGGGTGAGCAACAGAAGCTCGATGAGGATTTCCTCCAGGCTCTGGAGCACGGCATGCCGCCGGCCGGGGGCATGGGATTGGGGATTGACCGCCTCTGCATGATGCTGCTCGGACAGGAAAGCATCCGCGATGTCATCCTGTTTCCGCAGCTGAAGCCCAAGGCTTAA
- the rplK gene encoding 50S ribosomal protein L11 yields MAKKKVGEIRLQIAAGQANPAPPVGPALGQHGVNIMAFCKEFNAVTKGDAGLVIPVVISVYQDKSFTFITKSPPASILLKKAAGVASGSKVPNKDKVGKVTRKQIMDIVKMKAKDLNAASDEAAFRLISGTARSMGIEVIP; encoded by the coding sequence ATGGCAAAGAAGAAAGTTGGTGAAATTAGGTTGCAGATCGCGGCAGGTCAGGCCAATCCGGCTCCTCCCGTCGGTCCTGCGCTGGGTCAGCATGGCGTGAACATCATGGCCTTTTGCAAAGAGTTCAACGCGGTGACCAAAGGCGATGCCGGCTTGGTCATCCCGGTCGTGATCTCGGTGTATCAGGACAAATCCTTCACCTTCATCACCAAGTCTCCGCCCGCCTCCATTTTGCTGAAGAAAGCGGCTGGTGTTGCCTCCGGGTCCAAGGTTCCGAACAAGGACAAGGTTGGCAAAGTGACTCGTAAGCAGATCATGGACATCGTCAAGATGAAGGCCAAGGATCTGAACGCGGCGAGCGACGAGGCCGCTTTTCGCTTGATTTCGGGTACTGCCCGCAGCATGGGCATCGAAGTCATTCCCTGA
- the secE gene encoding preprotein translocase subunit SecE: MGYLLRLTRYVQDTKEELKKCTWPTVDELKGSTAVVMITILLLGLFIVSVDFLITVVVNVLTNINKTA, from the coding sequence ATGGGTTATCTGCTGCGTCTGACGAGATACGTTCAGGACACCAAAGAAGAGCTCAAGAAGTGCACTTGGCCAACGGTCGATGAACTGAAGGGTTCTACGGCGGTGGTCATGATCACGATCCTGCTGCTCGGCCTCTTCATTGTGAGCGTTGACTTTTTGATCACCGTCGTGGTCAACGTTCTCACCAACATCAACAAGACCGCCTAG
- a CDS encoding 50S ribosomal protein L10 has translation MRAEKQNISSEYVARLGKSPFFFVVDYTGLKVAPLTELRKRLRGAGAEIHIVKNSIFRIAAKDSGVADLGSTLTGQTAVITGQKDAAAAAKILKTFASEFEKPKLKFGFLANQRMEAAAINILADLPSLDVLRAKLLGLINTPATSLVRIINTPASQLAQVIKAKSEKA, from the coding sequence ATGCGTGCTGAGAAACAAAACATCAGTTCGGAATACGTCGCCCGGTTGGGGAAGTCTCCTTTCTTCTTCGTGGTAGACTACACCGGTTTGAAGGTCGCGCCCTTGACCGAGCTCCGCAAGCGCCTGCGCGGCGCTGGTGCTGAGATTCATATCGTCAAGAACTCCATCTTCCGGATCGCAGCCAAGGACTCTGGGGTCGCTGATCTGGGAAGCACCCTCACGGGCCAGACGGCCGTGATCACGGGCCAGAAGGATGCGGCGGCGGCAGCCAAGATCCTCAAGACCTTTGCTTCGGAGTTTGAAAAGCCCAAGTTGAAATTCGGGTTCCTCGCGAACCAGCGAATGGAGGCGGCGGCCATCAACATCCTGGCAGATCTGCCTTCCCTCGACGTGTTGCGGGCCAAGCTGCTCGGGCTTATCAATACCCCTGCCACGAGCCTGGTGCGCATCATCAATACGCCGGCGAGTCAGCTGGCTCAGGTCATCAAGGCCAAGTCCGAGAAAGCTTAA
- the rpoB gene encoding DNA-directed RNA polymerase subunit beta yields the protein MPSKATERINFGKIKEIIAPPNLIELQTTSYKEFLQLDISASKRKNTGLEAVFTEVFPIESYDGKCVLQYDSYEIGEPKQDWLECLREGITFGAPLYVTFRLKEEKGTKEEKVFMGELPLMTPQGTFVINGAERVIVSQLHRSPGLAFEETIHPNGKKLHSFRIIPDRGSWYEAQFDTSDMLYVYLDRKKRRRKFLTTTFFRALGYSTDAEILQLFYEIEELSIKEAEKLDDLQNKVLIEDAVDPDKGLVVARAFEPLSKAVVKQIGDLGTNKIRVVDTTSDDGIIIKCLKKDPTRNEEEALKDIYRRLRPGDPPTAANARALIKRLFFDPKRYDLGRVGRYKINQKLGFDDKNDSRILTKEDLVAATKYLLKLKRSEGSLDDIDHLGSRRVRTVGELLANQCRVGLARTERLVKERMTLFDQSLEQMTPQKLINPKALSAVIRDFFGRSQLSQFMDQINPLAELTHKRRLSALGPGGLSRDRAGFEVRDVHPSHYGRICPIETPEGPNIGLIASLATFARVNDFGFLETPYRKVENGRVTGQIDYLTADREENYTVAQANAQIDEKGNFTTARVTCRCKGDFVDVEPKKVDYMDVSPKQLVSVAASLIPFLEHDDANRALMGSNMQRQAVPLLITEAPFVATGLEERVARDSRAVLVAEEAGKVASVNGNSIIITEDGKLPEGKKKIKTDASAGVHVYPVRKFMRSNAATCINQKILVEKGASVKKGQVLADGPCTEKGELALGRNVLCAFMPWNGYNFEDAILISERIVKEDIFTSIHIDEFEVGARDTKLGPEEITRDIPNLGDEALKNLGPDGVIRVGAEVKPGDILVGKITPKSETELAPEERLLRAIFGEKAADVKDTSLKVPSGTYGIVMDVKVSSKKERDLDKDRLSPAEAKKASKQLQDDHKGKIEDLREQLTEALSNILLGEKIPLDVVNSETGEIIIPANRKITKTLLRKLAQVYDRIEIDPSPIRNKINEIIGTFKKKFDELQMQMDEEMERVESGDEIDVGIIKQVKVYIASKRKLSVGDKMAGRHGNKGVVAKIVPEEDMPFLEDGTPVEIVLNPLGVPSRMNVGQVLETHLGWAAKMLGMKFATPVFDGMKEKDIRSYLKDAKLPEHGKVRLYDGRIGEQFDQEIVVGYIYLMKLGHLVADKIHARAVGPYSLVTQQPLGGKAQYGGQRFGEMEVWAMEAYGAAYMLQELLTVKSDDVQGRTRIYESIVKGDNALEAGIPESFNVLVKEMQSLGLDVRVGYSNPIDTPPQPAQLPS from the coding sequence ATGCCATCGAAAGCAACTGAGCGTATCAACTTCGGGAAGATCAAAGAAATCATTGCCCCGCCGAATCTTATCGAATTGCAAACGACTTCGTACAAGGAGTTCTTGCAGTTGGATATCTCGGCGTCCAAACGGAAGAATACCGGGCTGGAAGCGGTTTTTACGGAAGTGTTTCCGATTGAGAGCTACGATGGTAAATGCGTGCTGCAGTATGACAGTTACGAGATTGGTGAACCTAAGCAAGATTGGCTCGAGTGCCTGCGCGAGGGAATCACGTTTGGCGCACCACTTTACGTCACGTTCCGGCTGAAGGAGGAGAAGGGCACCAAGGAAGAAAAGGTGTTCATGGGTGAGCTGCCTTTGATGACCCCCCAAGGCACCTTCGTCATCAACGGTGCTGAGCGGGTGATTGTCAGCCAGTTGCATCGCTCCCCTGGTCTCGCATTTGAGGAGACCATTCATCCGAACGGCAAGAAGCTGCATTCTTTCCGTATCATCCCCGACCGCGGCTCCTGGTATGAGGCGCAGTTCGACACCAGCGACATGTTGTATGTCTATCTGGATCGGAAGAAGCGCCGCCGCAAGTTCCTTACAACCACTTTCTTCCGCGCTCTCGGTTACAGCACGGATGCGGAGATTCTCCAGTTGTTCTACGAGATCGAAGAGCTTTCGATCAAGGAAGCGGAGAAGTTGGACGACCTGCAGAACAAGGTTTTGATCGAGGACGCCGTCGACCCTGACAAGGGCCTGGTGGTGGCGCGCGCTTTCGAGCCGCTGTCGAAGGCCGTGGTGAAGCAGATCGGTGATCTGGGAACCAATAAGATTCGGGTCGTGGACACCACCTCTGACGATGGCATCATCATCAAGTGTCTGAAGAAAGATCCGACCCGGAACGAAGAAGAGGCTCTCAAGGATATTTATCGCCGTCTCCGGCCTGGGGATCCGCCGACTGCCGCCAACGCCCGGGCGCTCATCAAGCGGTTGTTCTTTGATCCGAAGCGATACGACCTCGGTCGTGTCGGTCGGTACAAGATCAATCAAAAGCTCGGATTCGACGACAAGAATGATTCCCGCATCCTGACCAAGGAAGATCTGGTCGCCGCGACCAAGTATCTTCTGAAGCTGAAGCGCTCGGAAGGTTCGCTCGACGATATCGACCATTTGGGCAGCCGCCGGGTTCGTACTGTGGGCGAGTTGCTGGCAAACCAGTGCCGTGTCGGTCTGGCCCGCACCGAGCGTTTGGTCAAGGAGCGCATGACGCTGTTTGATCAGAGCCTGGAGCAGATGACTCCGCAGAAGCTGATCAACCCGAAAGCTCTTTCGGCGGTCATCCGCGACTTCTTCGGCCGAAGTCAGCTGTCGCAGTTCATGGATCAGATCAACCCGTTGGCGGAGTTGACGCACAAGCGTCGGCTCTCGGCCCTCGGACCTGGCGGTCTCTCCCGAGATCGTGCTGGCTTTGAGGTCCGTGACGTCCATCCGTCCCACTACGGCCGTATTTGTCCGATCGAGACGCCTGAAGGACCTAACATCGGTCTGATCGCTTCGTTGGCGACCTTTGCCCGGGTGAACGATTTCGGGTTCCTCGAAACGCCCTACCGCAAGGTCGAAAACGGCCGGGTCACCGGCCAGATCGATTATCTGACAGCGGACCGAGAAGAGAACTACACGGTTGCGCAGGCGAACGCCCAGATTGACGAGAAAGGCAACTTTACCACTGCCAGGGTGACCTGCCGTTGCAAAGGTGACTTCGTCGACGTCGAGCCGAAGAAGGTCGACTACATGGATGTCTCGCCCAAGCAGCTCGTATCGGTAGCCGCTTCGCTGATCCCGTTCTTGGAACACGACGATGCGAACCGCGCATTGATGGGTTCCAACATGCAACGCCAGGCGGTTCCTTTGTTGATCACCGAAGCTCCCTTTGTGGCGACGGGCCTCGAGGAGCGCGTGGCTCGCGATTCCCGCGCGGTGCTGGTTGCCGAGGAAGCTGGTAAAGTTGCCTCCGTCAACGGAAACTCCATTATCATCACCGAGGACGGCAAGCTTCCCGAGGGCAAGAAGAAGATCAAGACCGACGCCAGTGCCGGCGTCCATGTCTATCCTGTTCGTAAGTTCATGCGTTCCAACGCCGCTACCTGCATCAACCAGAAGATTCTGGTCGAGAAGGGTGCTTCGGTTAAGAAGGGTCAAGTTCTGGCCGATGGTCCGTGCACGGAGAAGGGCGAGCTGGCCCTGGGACGGAATGTGCTCTGCGCATTCATGCCTTGGAACGGCTACAACTTCGAGGACGCCATCCTGATCAGCGAGCGGATTGTGAAGGAAGACATCTTCACCTCCATCCACATCGATGAATTCGAAGTGGGCGCTCGTGACACCAAGCTGGGGCCCGAAGAAATCACGCGCGACATCCCGAATTTGGGCGACGAAGCGCTGAAGAACCTCGGACCCGACGGCGTGATCCGTGTTGGCGCGGAAGTGAAGCCGGGCGACATCCTGGTGGGTAAGATCACTCCGAAGAGCGAGACTGAACTGGCTCCGGAAGAGCGTCTCTTGCGCGCTATCTTCGGTGAGAAGGCAGCGGACGTTAAGGACACCTCCTTGAAGGTTCCGTCGGGCACCTATGGCATCGTCATGGATGTCAAAGTTTCCTCCAAGAAGGAGCGCGATCTCGACAAGGATCGCCTCTCTCCGGCCGAGGCTAAGAAGGCGAGCAAGCAGCTGCAGGACGACCATAAGGGCAAGATCGAGGATCTGCGCGAGCAGTTGACTGAAGCCCTGAGCAACATCCTGTTGGGTGAGAAGATCCCGCTGGATGTCGTGAACTCCGAGACGGGTGAGATCATCATCCCGGCCAACCGCAAGATCACCAAGACCCTCCTGCGCAAGCTGGCTCAGGTCTACGATCGTATCGAGATCGATCCCTCGCCGATCCGCAACAAGATCAACGAGATCATCGGCACCTTTAAAAAGAAGTTCGATGAGCTTCAGATGCAGATGGATGAGGAGATGGAGCGGGTTGAATCCGGCGACGAAATCGACGTTGGAATCATCAAGCAGGTGAAGGTTTATATCGCCTCGAAGCGGAAGCTTTCGGTGGGTGATAAGATGGCCGGTCGTCACGGTAACAAGGGTGTTGTTGCCAAGATTGTGCCGGAAGAGGACATGCCGTTCCTCGAGGACGGCACTCCGGTGGAGATCGTCTTGAATCCGCTGGGCGTGCCCTCGCGCATGAACGTTGGACAGGTCTTGGAGACGCACTTGGGCTGGGCTGCCAAGATGCTCGGCATGAAATTTGCCACTCCGGTGTTCGACGGCATGAAGGAAAAGGACATCCGCAGTTACCTGAAGGACGCCAAGCTTCCTGAGCACGGCAAAGTCAGGCTCTATGACGGACGTATCGGGGAGCAGTTCGACCAGGAAATCGTGGTGGGTTACATCTACTTGATGAAGCTGGGCCACTTGGTCGCGGACAAGATCCACGCTCGAGCCGTCGGACCCTACTCGCTCGTCACGCAGCAGCCGCTGGGTGGTAAGGCGCAGTACGGCGGACAGCGCTTCGGGGAAATGGAAGTGTGGGCCATGGAAGCTTATGGAGCGGCATACATGCTCCAGGAGTTGCTCACCGTCAAATCGGACGACGTGCAAGGGCGCACGCGTATCTATGAGAGCATTGTCAAGGGTGACAATGCGCTCGAAGCAGGCATCCCTGAGTCCTTCAACGTTCTGGTGAAGGAAATGCAATCTCTGGGATTGGATGTGCGAGTGGGTTATTCGAACCCAATTGATACCCCGCCTCAGCCGGCGCAGCTGCCCAGCTGA
- the tuf gene encoding elongation factor Tu: MAKENFQRTKPHMNVGTIGHVDHGKSTLTAAIVEVQHRKGMAPPISYAEITKGGTVRDDTKTVTIAVSHVEYDSNSRHYAHIDCPGHADYVKNMITGAAQMDGAILVVSAADGPMPQTREHILLARQVGVPAIVVFLNKVDLVDDPELLDLVEMEIRDLLNKYQFPGDKTPVVRGSATAAIAAKPEGEKAIQELLDAIDAFIPLPTREVDKPFLMCIEDVFNIEGRGTVVTGRVERGELNKMTEVEIVGLKDTRKTTATDIEMFRKLLDKASAGDNVGILLRGTKKEDVERGMVLAKPGSITPHTQFKAEVYVLSKEEGGRHTPFFTNYRPQFYFRTSDVTGSVILPAGVEMVMPGDNVAVEVTLIVPVAMEKGQRFAIREGGRTIGAGRISEVVK, translated from the coding sequence ATGGCAAAAGAAAATTTCCAACGGACGAAGCCGCACATGAACGTTGGCACGATTGGGCACGTCGATCATGGTAAGTCGACCCTGACTGCTGCTATCGTCGAAGTGCAGCACCGCAAGGGTATGGCCCCGCCCATCAGCTATGCTGAAATCACCAAAGGTGGAACGGTTCGTGATGATACGAAGACCGTGACCATCGCTGTCTCCCACGTGGAATACGACAGCAATTCCCGCCATTACGCGCACATTGACTGCCCTGGACACGCTGATTATGTCAAAAACATGATCACCGGTGCCGCTCAGATGGACGGTGCGATTCTGGTGGTGAGCGCGGCGGACGGTCCGATGCCTCAGACCCGTGAGCATATCCTGCTCGCTCGTCAGGTCGGTGTTCCGGCGATTGTGGTGTTCCTGAACAAGGTTGACTTGGTGGATGATCCGGAGTTGCTGGATCTGGTCGAGATGGAAATCCGCGACCTGCTCAACAAGTATCAATTTCCGGGCGACAAGACCCCGGTGGTTCGTGGTAGCGCCACCGCGGCGATTGCAGCCAAGCCTGAAGGTGAGAAGGCGATCCAGGAGTTGTTGGACGCGATCGACGCTTTCATTCCGCTGCCGACTCGCGAGGTCGACAAGCCCTTCCTGATGTGCATCGAAGACGTGTTCAACATTGAAGGTCGTGGAACCGTGGTGACCGGCCGTGTGGAACGTGGCGAGCTGAACAAGATGACGGAAGTTGAAATCGTTGGGTTGAAAGACACCCGCAAAACGACCGCGACTGACATCGAAATGTTCCGCAAGCTGCTCGACAAGGCGAGCGCCGGCGATAACGTGGGTATTCTCCTGCGTGGAACGAAGAAGGAAGATGTGGAGCGGGGTATGGTTCTCGCCAAGCCCGGCAGCATCACGCCGCACACTCAGTTCAAAGCTGAAGTGTATGTTCTCTCGAAGGAAGAGGGTGGTCGTCACACTCCGTTCTTCACGAACTACCGTCCGCAGTTCTACTTCCGCACCAGCGATGTGACTGGAAGTGTGATCTTGCCTGCTGGCGTTGAAATGGTTATGCCTGGTGACAACGTTGCGGTCGAGGTGACTCTGATCGTGCCTGTCGCGATGGAAAAAGGTCAGCGCTTCGCGATTCGTGAAGGCGGTCGCACCATTGGTGCCGGTCGTATTTCCGAAGTCGTTAAGTAA
- a CDS encoding two pore domain potassium channel family protein, with product MTSFPDCVLDLALVGSGIPIPRGQYLVALISVALVVACVLLHYEVLRMLSDWLARLRQLHRTRVLVLILGLFATHLVEIWVFASGFGFLDGVADFGHIMHVQATGVAANWLDYVYYSFVTYTTVGYGDLVPVGPIRFIAATEALTGWMLLGWSTSFTFLEMQRFWRDAATRN from the coding sequence GTGACCTCTTTTCCTGATTGCGTTCTCGATCTGGCCCTCGTTGGGTCGGGAATACCCATCCCACGCGGGCAATATTTGGTGGCTTTGATCTCGGTTGCATTGGTGGTGGCCTGTGTGCTGTTGCACTACGAGGTGTTGCGCATGCTGTCGGATTGGCTGGCTCGGCTTCGGCAGTTGCATCGAACCCGGGTGCTCGTCCTGATCCTGGGACTCTTTGCCACCCATCTGGTGGAGATATGGGTGTTCGCTTCAGGCTTCGGGTTTTTGGACGGAGTGGCTGATTTTGGTCACATCATGCACGTGCAGGCGACGGGGGTAGCGGCCAACTGGCTCGATTACGTTTACTATTCTTTTGTGACCTACACCACGGTGGGGTACGGAGACCTGGTTCCAGTCGGCCCCATTCGCTTCATTGCTGCGACCGAGGCCTTAACCGGCTGGATGCTGCTCGGTTGGTCGACCTCCTTCACTTTCCTGGAGATGCAGCGTTTTTGGAGAGATGCCGCCACGCGCAACTGA
- a CDS encoding RNA-binding S4 domain-containing protein yields the protein MEMVPSEVRMDKWLWAVRLFKTRSLAIQACNNGRVSLQGVAVKPSRSARVGDVITVSMEGLSRTVRVLRPIERRVAASVVPECLEDLTPAEEYQRAREVRAAGSGFSPRAKGEGRPTKRDRRAMDRLDSSSD from the coding sequence ATGGAGATGGTACCCAGCGAAGTCCGGATGGACAAATGGTTGTGGGCGGTTCGTCTGTTCAAGACGCGATCGCTGGCCATTCAGGCCTGCAACAATGGTCGGGTTTCCCTCCAGGGCGTGGCCGTGAAGCCCTCCCGTTCCGCTCGCGTAGGCGATGTGATCACCGTTTCCATGGAAGGGTTATCCCGCACGGTGCGGGTGCTGCGACCCATTGAGCGGCGGGTTGCGGCCAGCGTGGTGCCCGAATGCCTGGAAGACCTGACGCCCGCTGAGGAGTATCAGCGGGCTCGGGAAGTTCGCGCCGCTGGTAGCGGCTTCAGCCCCAGGGCCAAAGGCGAGGGCCGTCCCACGAAGCGAGATCGTCGGGCGATGGATCGGCTGGATTCTTCTAGCGATTAA
- the rplL gene encoding 50S ribosomal protein L7/L12: MSDIASIVDQLSKLTVVEAADLVKQLEAAWGVSAAAPVAVAAAGGATGAAAPAAEAQTTFDVIVASVPADKKIAVIKVVREVKAGLGLAEAKALVEGAPKPVLEGASKADADSAKKKLEEAGAKVELK; this comes from the coding sequence ATGTCGGATATCGCATCGATCGTTGATCAGTTGAGCAAGTTGACCGTGGTAGAAGCCGCGGATTTGGTTAAGCAACTCGAAGCCGCCTGGGGTGTTAGCGCCGCGGCTCCTGTGGCTGTTGCAGCTGCCGGTGGTGCTACTGGCGCCGCCGCTCCCGCTGCTGAAGCCCAGACCACGTTCGACGTGATCGTGGCGTCTGTGCCGGCTGATAAGAAGATCGCCGTCATCAAAGTGGTTCGCGAGGTCAAGGCCGGACTGGGATTGGCGGAAGCCAAGGCTCTGGTTGAAGGCGCTCCGAAGCCCGTGCTCGAAGGTGCTAGCAAAGCCGATGCTGATTCTGCCAAGAAGAAGCTCGAAGAAGCTGGTGCCAAAGTTGAGTTGAAGTAA